Proteins from a genomic interval of Luteolibacter sp. Y139:
- a CDS encoding glycosyl hydrolase family 18 protein — MKTLFAAALGLTLFSSLAHADPKVVAYVPNWINLEEFSKTIDYAKVTHLNIAFENPTDDTGELSFNKRNKALLEKAKAAKVKVLVSIGGGSASGDKVLKERYFKLMAADKRADFAKKLAAYVVKHGFDGLDVDIEGPSINEDYGDFIAALAAELQPKGKLLTAALSKGYGGDKVPDAALGHFDLLNIMAYDARGSWDPNAPGQHSSLEMAKEASKYWLGRGVPKEKAILGVPFYGYGFGKEFHDGGFGYSDILAKHPEASEQDQVGETIWHNGRPTIREKAKFVKDEGLGGVMIWSLDNDVKGEKSLLEALHGELVKEKK; from the coding sequence ATGAAAACCCTCTTCGCCGCCGCGCTCGGACTCACGCTTTTCTCCAGTCTCGCCCATGCCGATCCCAAGGTGGTGGCCTATGTGCCGAACTGGATCAATCTGGAGGAGTTCTCCAAGACGATCGACTACGCCAAGGTCACCCATCTCAACATCGCCTTCGAGAATCCCACGGATGACACGGGAGAGCTGTCCTTCAACAAGCGCAACAAGGCGCTGTTAGAGAAAGCCAAGGCGGCGAAGGTGAAGGTGCTGGTGTCGATCGGTGGAGGATCGGCATCCGGTGACAAGGTGCTGAAGGAGCGCTATTTCAAGCTGATGGCTGCTGACAAGCGGGCGGACTTCGCGAAGAAGCTCGCGGCTTATGTGGTGAAGCACGGCTTCGATGGGCTCGACGTGGACATCGAAGGGCCCTCGATCAATGAGGACTACGGGGACTTCATCGCGGCCCTCGCTGCAGAGCTCCAGCCGAAGGGGAAGTTGCTCACGGCGGCGCTGTCGAAGGGCTATGGCGGAGACAAGGTGCCGGATGCGGCGCTGGGTCACTTCGATCTGCTGAACATCATGGCCTATGATGCAAGGGGCTCGTGGGATCCGAATGCGCCGGGGCAGCATTCGTCACTGGAGATGGCGAAGGAGGCATCGAAATACTGGCTCGGTCGCGGAGTGCCGAAGGAGAAGGCGATCCTGGGCGTGCCGTTTTATGGCTATGGCTTCGGGAAGGAGTTTCATGATGGCGGCTTCGGCTACTCGGATATTCTGGCGAAGCATCCCGAGGCGAGTGAGCAGGATCAGGTGGGGGAGACGATCTGGCACAATGGGCGGCCGACGATTCGCGAGAAAGCGAAGTTCGTGAAGGACGAGGGGCTGGGTGGGGTGATGATCTGGTCGCTGGACAACGACGTGAAAGGGGAGAAGTCGTTGTTAGAGGCGCTGCATGGGGAGTTGGTGAAGGAGAAGAAGTGA
- a CDS encoding ATP-dependent Clp protease proteolytic subunit — protein sequence MKTTTRSALVVLGLATVAILAQEPAATPATADAAATAAKATAATPPIAIAEMPTIKPVDVPAEVPTGKPASAEAQKPEEKKDLVKEEQEKLTAENNLAAAKLTAETNAMRSEITRLKMERDLLTERLSLSAIKRQAAEEEAMSKIEAEKAQITRDNELSKARAEYLTNELKAVQSQSGIELSKLQNQISNMEMETKRKSYADAKPVYLENPLRDDGTLVISDRRIPLNGLITMATADQITDRIDFYNNADKKLPIFIVIDESPGGSVMAGYRILKAMESSDAPVHVVVKSFAASMAAGITTLAKQSYCYPNAIILHHQISSTLFGQMNLTEQAEVVKESQRWWTRLATPVAAKMGVSTDEFIKQMYAHNSSGDWSEFGEDANKLKWVDHIVTGIEETSFTKNPDLKPTGPGAPQPAAEVKEEVDATGKPFSYLPRLTPKDVYFLYNPDNYYRMR from the coding sequence ATGAAAACCACCACCCGTTCCGCCCTCGTCGTCCTCGGTCTGGCCACCGTTGCCATTCTAGCCCAGGAGCCCGCCGCCACTCCGGCCACGGCCGATGCTGCCGCTACCGCCGCCAAGGCCACGGCCGCCACCCCGCCGATCGCCATCGCCGAAATGCCGACGATCAAGCCCGTCGACGTCCCCGCCGAAGTGCCAACCGGCAAACCCGCCTCAGCCGAAGCCCAGAAGCCGGAAGAGAAAAAGGACCTCGTAAAAGAGGAGCAGGAAAAGCTCACCGCCGAAAACAACCTCGCCGCCGCGAAGCTCACCGCGGAGACCAATGCGATGCGCTCCGAAATCACCCGCCTCAAGATGGAGCGGGACCTTCTCACCGAGCGTCTCAGCCTCTCCGCCATCAAGCGCCAGGCCGCGGAAGAAGAAGCGATGAGCAAGATCGAAGCCGAAAAGGCCCAGATCACCCGCGACAACGAACTCTCCAAGGCCCGCGCCGAATACCTCACCAATGAGCTCAAGGCCGTGCAGAGCCAGTCCGGCATCGAGCTCAGCAAGCTCCAGAACCAGATCTCCAACATGGAGATGGAGACCAAGCGGAAGTCCTACGCCGACGCCAAGCCGGTGTATCTCGAGAACCCGCTGCGCGATGACGGCACGCTGGTCATCTCCGACCGCCGCATCCCCCTCAATGGCCTCATCACCATGGCCACCGCGGACCAGATCACTGACCGCATCGACTTCTACAACAATGCCGACAAGAAGCTGCCGATCTTCATCGTCATCGATGAATCGCCCGGCGGTTCGGTCATGGCCGGCTACCGCATCCTCAAGGCCATGGAGTCGAGCGATGCACCCGTCCACGTCGTGGTGAAGTCCTTCGCCGCCTCGATGGCCGCCGGCATCACCACCCTGGCCAAGCAGAGCTACTGCTACCCGAACGCCATCATCCTGCACCACCAGATCAGCTCCACGCTCTTCGGCCAGATGAACCTGACCGAGCAGGCCGAAGTCGTGAAGGAAAGCCAGCGCTGGTGGACCCGCCTTGCCACCCCGGTGGCCGCCAAGATGGGCGTCAGCACCGATGAATTCATCAAGCAGATGTACGCTCACAACAGCAGCGGCGACTGGAGCGAATTCGGCGAAGACGCGAACAAGCTGAAGTGGGTGGACCACATCGTCACCGGCATTGAGGAAACCTCCTTCACCAAGAACCCCGACCTGAAGCCCACCGGCCCCGGCGCCCCACAGCCCGCCGCAGAAGTGAAAGAAGAGGTCGACGCCACCGGCAAGCCCTTCTCCTACCTCCCACGCCTCACGCCTAAGGACGTCTACTTCCTCTACAATCCGGACAACTACTACCGGATGCGCTGA
- a CDS encoding inorganic phosphate transporter: protein MTLIIVVILVALAFEFINGFHDTANSIATVVSTKVLTPRQAIMLAACTNLIGALIGHAVAKTVSSGLVDSQFVNSSVIICALFGGIVWNLLTWWLGLPSSSTHAMVGGLCGATMANAQNILGKINLDAIIWTQEKLKDGKMVKEGVIHKVLIPMIGSPVIGLIGGFLVMTLLYALLRNARPMWVNRFFGRAQIFSASYMGFAHGLADAQKTMGIITLALVAATTAGSFDKLPDFLHFLKMEKTPAAEQLLGTVIAGKQTQETAAALEAEGFKMRSGEFREAFLSLAAEVHQSLGDEAGATRTRSDVKKDYDANVAYENSRILPKLPILGEMVAVKVTDWPKTLKSEGEKAAKDGKPPLKAMASKVRELSPDVPVWIKVVCALTMAAGTSAGGWRIIKTMGHKMVKLQPVHGFAAETTAATLLAVTGKFGMTVSTTHAITTAIMGVGATKRFSAIDMGIVRKILGAWVLTLPCAFGVAYVSMWLWLKIAG from the coding sequence ATGACGCTCATCATCGTCGTCATTCTCGTCGCGCTTGCCTTCGAGTTCATCAATGGCTTCCACGACACGGCGAACTCCATCGCCACGGTCGTCTCGACGAAAGTCCTCACGCCGCGGCAGGCGATCATGCTCGCCGCTTGCACCAACCTGATCGGCGCCTTGATCGGCCACGCGGTGGCGAAGACGGTCTCGTCGGGCCTGGTGGATTCTCAGTTCGTGAATTCCTCGGTGATCATCTGCGCGCTCTTCGGCGGGATCGTCTGGAACCTGCTGACCTGGTGGCTCGGCCTCCCCTCCTCTTCCACGCACGCCATGGTCGGCGGCCTGTGCGGTGCCACGATGGCGAATGCCCAAAACATCTTGGGCAAGATCAACTTGGACGCCATCATCTGGACCCAGGAAAAGCTGAAGGACGGCAAGATGGTGAAGGAAGGCGTGATCCACAAGGTCCTCATCCCGATGATCGGCTCGCCGGTGATCGGTCTCATCGGCGGCTTCCTCGTCATGACGCTGCTCTATGCGCTGCTCCGGAATGCCCGCCCGATGTGGGTGAACCGCTTCTTCGGCCGCGCCCAGATTTTCAGCGCCAGCTACATGGGCTTCGCCCACGGCTTGGCGGATGCGCAGAAAACCATGGGCATCATCACCCTCGCGCTGGTCGCCGCCACCACCGCCGGCTCATTCGACAAGCTGCCGGACTTCCTCCACTTTCTCAAGATGGAGAAGACCCCCGCAGCGGAGCAGTTGCTCGGCACCGTGATCGCCGGCAAGCAGACCCAGGAGACCGCCGCCGCCCTCGAGGCCGAGGGCTTCAAGATGCGCTCCGGCGAGTTCCGCGAAGCCTTCCTCTCGCTCGCTGCGGAGGTCCATCAATCGCTCGGCGATGAAGCCGGTGCCACCCGCACCCGAAGCGATGTGAAGAAGGACTACGACGCCAATGTCGCCTACGAGAACTCTCGTATTTTACCCAAGCTCCCCATCCTCGGTGAAATGGTCGCGGTCAAGGTCACCGACTGGCCGAAGACTCTGAAGTCCGAGGGCGAGAAGGCCGCCAAGGACGGCAAGCCACCACTCAAGGCGATGGCCTCCAAGGTCCGCGAACTCTCGCCTGACGTCCCTGTATGGATCAAGGTCGTCTGCGCCCTCACCATGGCCGCAGGCACCTCCGCCGGTGGCTGGCGCATCATCAAGACCATGGGCCACAAGATGGTGAAGCTCCAGCCGGTCCACGGCTTCGCTGCCGAAACCACCGCCGCTACCTTGCTGGCGGTTACCGGGAAATTCGGTATGACCGTCTCCACCACCCACGCCATCACCACCGCGATCATGGGCGTGGGCGCCACCAAGCGCTTCAGCGCCATCGACATGGGCATCGTGCGGAAAATCCTCGGCGCCTGGGTCCTGACCCTCCCTTGCGCCTTCGGCGTCGCCTACGTCTCGATGTGGCTGTGGTTGAAGATCGCGGGTTGA
- a CDS encoding DUF47 domain-containing protein, whose translation MISIQRLFGKEDRFFDLLIASAEEARQSIVGLNHILRHEKAPSLDKFAEVRKKDKAITQEISELLVKSFVTALEREDIEALSTALYKIPKTVEKFVERYLISQDKVATTDFNRHAAMLDEATGLVVEMIQALRKGMDIVKMKELNDRMQTIEGDADKLMLECLKELYGGKYDALFVVIVSNLYDLLEKVFDRCRDVGNVAKQIAYKNS comes from the coding sequence ATGATCTCGATCCAACGCCTTTTCGGCAAAGAGGACCGCTTTTTCGACCTGCTCATCGCCAGCGCCGAGGAGGCCCGCCAGAGCATCGTCGGCCTCAATCACATCCTGCGCCACGAGAAGGCCCCCTCCCTCGACAAGTTCGCGGAAGTCCGGAAAAAGGACAAGGCGATCACCCAGGAAATCAGCGAACTCTTGGTAAAGAGCTTCGTCACCGCCCTTGAGCGGGAGGACATCGAGGCCCTCTCTACCGCCCTCTACAAGATCCCGAAGACCGTCGAGAAGTTCGTCGAACGATATCTGATCTCGCAGGACAAGGTGGCTACCACCGACTTCAATCGCCATGCCGCGATGCTCGATGAAGCGACCGGTCTGGTGGTCGAAATGATCCAAGCCCTGCGCAAGGGTATGGATATCGTGAAGATGAAGGAACTCAACGACCGCATGCAGACCATCGAGGGCGATGCGGACAAGCTCATGCTCGAGTGCCTCAAGGAGCTCTACGGCGGCAAATACGACGCCCTGTTCGTTGTCATCGTTTCCAACCTCTACGACCTGCTGGAAAAGGTCTTCGATCGCTGCCGCGACGTCGGCAACGTGGCGAAACAGATCGCTTACAAGAACTCCTGA
- the pstB gene encoding phosphate ABC transporter ATP-binding protein PstB: MSLVTEAPPRRRPNAPPMTSEQPATPASAPKSPADVPAIQVQGVDFCYGDKQVLKNVTLDVPTNEVVAFIGPSGCGKTTLLRCFNRMNDLVPGARVTKGSIIIEGANIADRSIDPVQLRRHVGMVFQKYNPFPRSIYENVAYGPRTLGERKKAALDEVVEKSLRRAALWDEVKDRLDDIATGLSGGQQQRLCIARTMAVDPEIILMDEPCSALDPIATSHVEDLIMSLREHYTIVIVTHNMQQATRVSDRTAFFYLGEMVEYDTTRKIFENPTHKRTLDYISGRFG, translated from the coding sequence ATGTCACTGGTAACCGAAGCCCCGCCGCGGAGACGGCCGAATGCCCCGCCGATGACGTCTGAACAGCCCGCGACGCCCGCTTCCGCCCCGAAAAGTCCGGCCGATGTGCCAGCGATCCAAGTCCAAGGCGTCGATTTTTGCTACGGGGACAAGCAGGTCCTGAAAAACGTCACCCTCGACGTGCCGACCAACGAGGTGGTCGCCTTCATCGGCCCCTCCGGCTGCGGGAAAACGACGCTGCTGCGCTGCTTCAACCGGATGAACGATCTCGTTCCCGGGGCGCGGGTCACCAAGGGCTCGATCATCATCGAGGGGGCTAACATCGCTGACCGATCGATCGACCCCGTGCAGCTCCGCCGCCATGTCGGGATGGTCTTCCAGAAGTACAACCCTTTTCCCCGCAGCATTTACGAGAACGTGGCCTACGGTCCGCGCACCCTTGGCGAGCGGAAGAAGGCGGCGCTCGACGAGGTGGTCGAGAAATCGCTCCGGCGCGCGGCGCTGTGGGATGAGGTGAAGGACCGCCTGGACGACATCGCCACCGGGCTGTCTGGCGGCCAGCAGCAGCGGCTGTGCATCGCCCGCACGATGGCGGTGGATCCCGAGATCATCCTGATGGACGAGCCGTGCTCGGCGCTCGATCCGATCGCCACTTCGCATGTGGAAGATCTTATCATGAGCCTCCGCGAGCACTATACCATCGTCATCGTCACGCATAACATGCAGCAGGCGACGCGGGTGTCGGATCGCACGGCATTCTTTTACCTGGGCGAGATGGTGGAGTACGACACCACGCGAAAGATCTTCGAAAACCCGACTCACAAGCGTACCTTGGACTACATCAGCGGCCGGTTCGGCTGA
- the phoU gene encoding phosphate signaling complex protein PhoU — MHSDTPHILREFDQAFGALRNEVIAMAGQARLNLERAMQGLLERDLEKCKAVVADDDEVDEAEMTIDRIGMEALVRFHPVASDLRLVITSMKVASNLERISDHAVNIAKRARKMIARPACAEVPFIEPLYAMAGELLRDALSAYSDRNAELGESLKARDKELDKLHKRLIATFSARLEEGGSGAEDYLHLIFVARSLERIGDLAVNIGEDAVYLDSARDIRHDKSRIPPKEPQVE, encoded by the coding sequence ATGCACTCGGATACTCCACATATTCTCCGCGAATTCGACCAAGCCTTCGGCGCGCTTCGCAACGAGGTCATCGCCATGGCCGGGCAGGCCCGCCTCAATCTGGAACGCGCCATGCAGGGCCTGCTCGAGCGTGATCTGGAAAAGTGCAAGGCCGTGGTGGCCGATGACGACGAGGTGGACGAAGCGGAGATGACGATCGATCGCATCGGCATGGAAGCGCTGGTCCGCTTTCACCCGGTCGCGAGTGACCTGCGGCTGGTGATCACCTCGATGAAGGTGGCGTCGAACCTTGAGCGTATCTCTGATCATGCGGTGAACATCGCCAAGCGTGCGCGCAAGATGATCGCCCGTCCGGCGTGTGCCGAGGTGCCATTCATCGAGCCGCTCTATGCGATGGCCGGTGAGCTTCTGCGCGATGCATTGTCCGCCTACTCCGATCGCAATGCCGAGCTCGGTGAGTCTCTGAAGGCGCGCGACAAGGAGCTGGACAAGCTTCACAAGCGGCTGATCGCCACGTTTAGCGCGCGCTTGGAAGAGGGCGGCTCAGGTGCGGAGGATTACCTGCATCTCATCTTCGTCGCTCGCTCGCTGGAGCGGATCGGCGACCTCGCGGTGAACATCGGGGAAGACGCGGTGTATCTCGATTCGGCCCGCGACATCAGGCACGACAAGAGCCGGATCCCGCCGAAGGAACCGCAGGTCGAGTGA
- a CDS encoding beta strand repeat-containing protein — protein MSQPILFRTLPQVAIGAVFISLAATAEAVTYYKANNTTSLTNLGSWWLDATGTTAATDAPINTTSPSAVCIWNNLVTTANTINVANVGIQTIQILDPGGLVTLASVGAAQTMTVGSGGGIDMTAATQDLTIDNVFYRASTANANVAVKVKTGRTLTFGSTATFNVRNNSGGVTYNFNNDGVSTGTIKIAGNFQPTNIVLGGGVLELNSPGGSTGRIGTPSTTINAGKLVISNTSGSATGGGTVAINNTATLAGNGLMTSVVSVASGGTVIPGEGVVGSITAGGLNLAAGSTIKWEAVDTTTSDLITVSNADGLVINGGTVELYNVGTNTPFTGTGTYNLFAFNGTIGGAGISSLAVAESSKISGQTYTFGVSGNFITLTIEVGSRPQSFWNINNSGTWATPANWTSNGVPNAVSAIANLGGAQGTPITQPRTVTLGAAATVGVLRFNSAQSFTVAGASTLTFDDGIAGATLQVVSGSHTISAPLGLTDNGLTASVENAASTLTLGGQIDGSGGLAKSGAGTLIIAADAYHAGTTTVGGGTLQVGNGGASGSINGPIANSSALRFNRSDDVTLNYATSGTGSVTYAGTGKSTLNAASTYSGPTTISAGTVEIADGLALQNSTLTHSTTGGNLTVSEFLTSVTLGGLTGDRSFPLTNTIGDPVSLTVGQNNASTSYPASTAGTGAAFTKAGTGTFTLTGTHTFNAAATINAGVLALDTGSSFTAGSLTTTAAGAKLRVNGGSFHATGTGSLVNASAGLELVAGSVAIDGAVSNPANVASGAFFINASGGTLNAGSMSISRGALNLGTTEPAAGSTTAGLYVHGAAATITNTLLIGNNANSSVSARVDSGSLTVNGATTVAINSPDRWSILDIGGGTFTSTDVNPAGGVLLGGNAAGQVVMHVHGTGTVAKAERFQFGQAALGGTSILRLAGGELYVGSGGMNLGSTGPITAQLKLEGGTLGALANSTSNVPVNLNGPAVVTGSGPANEPRVITLTGPATGTGSLTKTGAGTVIFSSATSNFSGPTTVSAGTLGFGGQTSGLVTVNSGTTFAPQGLLSANAGAAINGALSLTYDSSSSPRVPRITSSSGPITLGATSTLAFSGSGTLTGSTHVILKSLSGGVTGTFASVTGLPSGFTLNYAYDDDGNGATPPVVAIINPAAVTPFESWIQTYVGGGSVPANQAGATDDPDRDGLDNITEFAFDGDPGDGKNNGRIYGLAQDGGDVDTQKQLLLTVAVRTGTSFTAGTPATGSNPDVGYTIEGSTGLTTFATGVSVESTPVAPPNPPALHSGWEWKTFSLDGSNGLTGKGFLRAKASAAP, from the coding sequence ATGTCACAACCCATCCTTTTCCGCACCCTCCCGCAGGTCGCCATCGGAGCGGTCTTTATCTCGCTCGCCGCGACCGCGGAGGCCGTGACCTACTACAAGGCTAACAACACCACGAGCCTCACCAACCTGGGCTCATGGTGGCTCGATGCCACAGGCACCACCGCCGCGACCGACGCGCCGATCAATACCACTTCTCCTTCCGCAGTCTGCATCTGGAACAATCTGGTCACCACCGCGAACACGATCAACGTGGCCAATGTCGGCATCCAGACCATCCAAATCCTCGACCCCGGCGGGCTGGTCACCTTGGCGTCCGTCGGCGCGGCACAGACCATGACGGTTGGCAGCGGTGGCGGCATCGACATGACTGCCGCGACGCAGGATCTCACGATCGACAACGTCTTCTACCGCGCCTCCACCGCGAACGCGAATGTGGCGGTCAAAGTGAAGACCGGCCGCACGCTGACTTTCGGCTCCACAGCCACGTTCAACGTTCGCAACAACAGCGGCGGCGTCACCTACAACTTCAACAACGATGGGGTAAGCACCGGCACCATCAAGATCGCTGGCAACTTCCAGCCCACGAACATCGTGCTCGGCGGCGGCGTCCTTGAATTGAACAGCCCCGGTGGCAGCACCGGCCGCATCGGTACGCCCTCCACCACGATCAATGCCGGCAAGCTCGTGATCAGCAATACCAGCGGCTCCGCCACCGGCGGCGGCACCGTCGCGATCAACAACACCGCCACGCTGGCTGGCAACGGCCTCATGACCAGCGTCGTCTCCGTGGCGTCGGGTGGCACCGTCATTCCGGGAGAAGGCGTCGTCGGCAGCATCACTGCAGGGGGGCTCAATCTTGCCGCCGGATCCACCATCAAATGGGAAGCCGTTGACACCACCACGTCCGACCTCATCACGGTATCGAATGCCGACGGGCTCGTCATCAATGGCGGCACCGTGGAGCTCTACAATGTCGGCACCAACACGCCCTTCACCGGCACCGGCACCTACAATCTCTTCGCCTTCAACGGAACCATCGGCGGCGCTGGCATCTCCTCCTTGGCCGTAGCGGAGAGCTCCAAGATCTCCGGACAGACCTACACCTTCGGCGTGTCCGGGAACTTCATCACCCTCACCATCGAAGTCGGCAGTCGCCCGCAATCATTCTGGAACATCAACAACAGCGGCACCTGGGCCACTCCCGCAAATTGGACCAGCAACGGCGTGCCGAACGCCGTCTCCGCCATCGCCAACCTCGGCGGTGCCCAGGGCACGCCGATCACCCAGCCGCGCACCGTCACGCTGGGGGCAGCCGCCACCGTCGGAGTCCTCAGATTCAATAGCGCCCAATCCTTCACCGTGGCCGGAGCCAGCACCCTGACCTTCGATGACGGGATCGCTGGAGCCACCTTGCAGGTCGTCAGCGGAAGCCACACCATCAGCGCGCCGCTGGGCCTCACGGACAACGGCCTGACCGCCAGCGTGGAGAATGCGGCCAGCACCCTGACACTCGGCGGACAAATCGACGGCAGCGGCGGCCTTGCCAAGTCCGGTGCGGGCACCTTGATCATCGCCGCCGACGCCTACCACGCTGGCACCACCACGGTCGGCGGAGGCACACTGCAGGTCGGCAACGGAGGCGCGAGCGGCTCGATCAATGGTCCGATCGCCAACAGCAGTGCGCTGCGCTTCAACCGCTCCGACGACGTCACCCTCAACTACGCGACCAGTGGCACCGGCAGCGTGACCTATGCAGGCACCGGCAAGTCCACCCTGAATGCCGCGAGCACCTATAGCGGCCCGACCACGATTTCCGCCGGCACGGTCGAAATCGCGGATGGTCTCGCGCTTCAGAACAGCACCCTCACCCACTCCACCACCGGTGGCAATCTGACCGTCTCGGAATTCCTCACCTCGGTGACACTCGGTGGCCTGACCGGTGACCGTTCCTTCCCGCTCACGAACACGATTGGCGATCCCGTCTCGCTCACCGTCGGCCAGAACAATGCAAGCACCAGCTACCCCGCCTCCACCGCTGGCACCGGGGCCGCGTTCACCAAGGCTGGGACGGGCACCTTCACCCTGACCGGCACCCATACCTTCAACGCAGCCGCCACCATCAATGCGGGCGTCCTCGCCTTGGACACCGGCTCCAGCTTCACCGCCGGCTCACTCACAACCACAGCCGCTGGAGCCAAACTCCGCGTGAACGGAGGCTCTTTCCATGCCACCGGGACCGGATCGCTCGTCAATGCATCTGCCGGTCTCGAACTCGTCGCCGGCAGCGTCGCGATCGACGGGGCCGTCTCCAATCCCGCCAACGTCGCCTCCGGGGCCTTCTTCATCAATGCCAGCGGCGGCACGCTGAATGCTGGCAGCATGAGCATCAGCCGCGGTGCCCTCAATCTCGGCACCACCGAACCCGCCGCAGGCTCGACGACCGCCGGCCTCTACGTGCACGGAGCGGCAGCCACCATCACCAATACCCTGCTGATCGGCAACAATGCCAACTCCAGCGTCAGCGCTCGCGTCGACAGCGGCAGTCTCACCGTCAATGGAGCCACCACCGTCGCCATCAATAGCCCGGACCGCTGGTCCATCCTCGACATCGGCGGCGGCACCTTCACCTCCACCGACGTCAATCCCGCCGGGGGCGTCCTCCTCGGCGGAAACGCCGCCGGCCAGGTCGTCATGCACGTCCACGGCACCGGCACCGTGGCGAAGGCGGAGCGCTTCCAGTTCGGCCAGGCAGCGCTAGGTGGCACCTCCATCCTCCGGCTCGCCGGTGGCGAACTCTACGTCGGCAGCGGCGGCATGAACCTCGGCTCCACCGGCCCGATCACCGCCCAGCTGAAACTCGAAGGCGGCACCCTTGGTGCCCTCGCCAACTCCACCTCGAACGTGCCGGTGAATCTCAACGGGCCCGCCGTGGTCACCGGATCAGGCCCAGCCAATGAGCCCCGGGTGATAACCCTGACAGGTCCTGCGACCGGCACCGGCTCGCTCACCAAGACCGGCGCGGGCACCGTGATCTTCAGCTCCGCCACCAGCAACTTCTCCGGACCCACCACGGTCAGTGCAGGCACGCTGGGTTTCGGCGGCCAGACCAGCGGCTTGGTCACGGTGAATTCCGGCACCACCTTCGCCCCGCAAGGCCTCCTTTCCGCCAACGCGGGCGCGGCCATCAATGGCGCCCTCAGCCTCACCTACGATAGCTCGTCCTCGCCGCGGGTCCCACGGATCACCAGCTCGTCCGGCCCTATCACCCTCGGTGCAACATCGACACTGGCATTCAGCGGCTCGGGCACCCTGACAGGATCTACCCACGTGATCCTCAAGTCACTCAGCGGCGGCGTGACCGGTACCTTCGCCAGCGTCACCGGCCTGCCCAGCGGCTTCACGCTCAACTACGCCTATGATGACGATGGCAATGGCGCCACTCCGCCAGTCGTGGCCATCATCAATCCTGCCGCAGTCACTCCATTCGAATCGTGGATCCAAACCTACGTCGGCGGCGGCAGCGTTCCGGCCAATCAAGCCGGTGCCACCGATGATCCGGACCGCGATGGCCTGGACAACATCACCGAGTTCGCCTTCGACGGCGACCCCGGCGACGGCAAGAACAACGGCCGGATCTACGGCCTGGCGCAAGACGGCGGCGACGTCGATACCCAGAAGCAACTGCTGCTCACCGTGGCCGTGCGGACCGGCACTTCGTTCACCGCCGGCACCCCGGCAACCGGCAGCAATCCGGACGTCGGCTACACCATCGAAGGCAGCACCGGCCTCACCACCTTTGCCACCGGCGTCAGCGTCGAGTCCACGCCGGTCGCCCCGCCAAATCCACCGGCCCTCCACAGCGGCTGGGAATGGAAGACCTTCAGCCTCGATGGATCGAACGGCCTGACCGGAAAAGGCTTCCTCCGCGCCAAGGCCTCCGCCGCTCCCTGA